From Candidatus Hydrogenedentota bacterium, the proteins below share one genomic window:
- a CDS encoding Gfo/Idh/MocA family oxidoreductase: MPPRKEVLKVGLIGSGAIAQEQHLPYWRELEAEGQVEILGICDLIRERREEEAAKCAQAKAYADYKKMLAAVDFDIIDVCTQNRVHAPATIAALEKGAHVLVEKPMAMNSKECEAMIAAARKNKRKLMVAQHMRFEARAEKLKEVVDSGALGDIYTAETKWLRRRGIPGWGKFHLKKESLGGPLIDIGVHMMDLCIWLMGSPVPVAASGKVYRKFGDRTDLFNADWGVPYPHQEFDVEDYAVALIRFEKGLTMTMSVSWAANTHDEIENLYILGDKGGIGINPLGFFSADHSSLNRTTWDWLDPEDGHRREIRHFCECVQSDKEVMVKPEESLRIQKIIDAIYESSRKNKEIVIK, translated from the coding sequence ATGCCCCCACGTAAAGAAGTTTTGAAAGTAGGGTTGATCGGCTCCGGCGCCATTGCGCAAGAACAACATCTCCCTTATTGGCGTGAATTGGAAGCGGAAGGTCAGGTGGAAATTCTCGGGATCTGCGATCTCATTCGCGAACGCAGAGAAGAAGAAGCGGCAAAATGTGCCCAAGCCAAAGCCTACGCCGATTATAAAAAGATGCTTGCTGCTGTGGATTTCGACATCATTGATGTGTGCACGCAAAACCGTGTCCACGCCCCTGCCACAATTGCCGCCCTCGAAAAAGGGGCTCATGTGCTGGTGGAAAAGCCCATGGCCATGAACAGCAAAGAATGCGAGGCGATGATTGCCGCTGCACGCAAAAACAAGCGGAAACTGATGGTGGCGCAACATATGCGTTTTGAGGCACGTGCCGAAAAACTAAAAGAGGTGGTGGACAGCGGCGCGTTGGGTGATATTTACACAGCGGAGACCAAATGGCTGCGTCGCCGCGGTATCCCCGGTTGGGGCAAGTTTCATCTGAAAAAAGAATCGCTGGGCGGTCCGCTGATCGATATTGGCGTGCACATGATGGATCTGTGCATTTGGCTGATGGGCAGCCCGGTACCGGTCGCTGCGTCGGGCAAAGTCTATCGCAAATTTGGGGACCGTACTGATCTCTTTAACGCGGACTGGGGCGTACCCTATCCTCACCAAGAATTCGATGTGGAAGACTACGCCGTGGCACTGATCCGTTTTGAAAAAGGGCTTACCATGACCATGTCCGTTTCTTGGGCGGCGAACACCCACGATGAAATTGAAAACCTGTATATCTTGGGAGATAAAGGCGGTATCGGCATAAATCCTTTAGGCTTTTTCAGCGCTGATCATTCCTCACTGAACCGCACCACGTGGGACTGGCTGGATCCGGAAGACGGACACCGCCGCGAGATTCGACACTTCTGCGAGTGCGTACAATCGGATAAAGAGGTCATGGTAAAACCGGAAGAGTCGCTGCGCATCCAAAAAATAATTGACGCGATTTATGAATCGTCGCGCAAGAATAAAGAGATTGTAATAAAATAA